From a region of the Ascochyta rabiei chromosome 22, complete sequence genome:
- a CDS encoding Bis(5'-nucleosyl)-tetraphosphatase (symmetrical) has product MVFENPRRHGPRVEDIELARQAGDGDEPAQAHDALKSSCNSRLRRAQARANEHLINVAGTTRLRPWTRTTSGSHTIPEHRTEPSNIARRPSVSSYDGTSFPFTGSSAAPMSHREYREYRDYPHAHHRPLIDFIPAHHDDVDASDEEDDFYSKEDDHFIHPKWQVLIAQTSNRVPRKLQRCIVISLAIAFLFFVSWKAYFGPRHAAQLQELKDMDETPTMSYGSNVRPEFKGMIQVKDMDSQHLPKKGHRLVFVGDVHGCREELEHLLKKAEFDKKHDHLVLTGDMIAKGPDSPGVISLVEKLGASCVRGNWEDKLLLSIAESEARHLDTLPGPDETPDRKSDFLDEASHSHGDYALRKLAKSFSKHQIAYLQQCPVILRVGTVPNLGALAAVHAGLVPDIPLEQQDPFHVMNMRTIDLKTRIPSSKHQGTPWEKFWNHQQKKKEAHERISIVYGHNRKRGLNLQEFTFGLDSGCVSGGKLTALVVDYMGKTEIVQVKCHQENGWDEE; this is encoded by the coding sequence ATGGTGTTCGAAAACCCCAGAAGGCATGGGCCACGCGTCGAGGATATTGAGCTTGCGCGCCAGGCCGGAGATGGGGATGAGCCTGCCCAGGCACACGACGCCCTCAAGTCCAGCTGCAACAGTCGCCTTCGTCGAGCACAAGCACGCGCAAATGAGCATCTCATCAACGTAGCCGGCACTACACGCTTGCGGCCTTGGACTCGAACAACATCTGGATCGCATACTATTCCTGAGCATCGCACAGAACCTTCGAACATCGCCCGTAGACCTTCGGTATCCTCTTACGACGGAACATCCTTTCCTTTCACAGGGTCTTCTGCAGCTCCCATGTCGCACCGCGAGTACCGCGAGTACCGCGATTACCCGCACGCGCATCATCGCCCACTGATCGACTTCATACCCGCACACCACGATGACGTCGACGCATCCGACGAGGAAGACGACTTTTACAGCAAAGAAGACGACCATTTCATACACCCAAAGTGGCAGGTGTTGATCGCGCAAACCTCGAACCGAGTCCCGCGCAAACTACAGCGCTGTATCGTCATAAGCCTCGCCATCGCATTCTTGTTCTTCGTCAGCTGGAAGGCATACTTCGGACCACGACACGCCGCGCAGCTGCAAGAACTCAAAGACATGGACGAGACACCGACAATGAGCTACGGGAGCAACGTGCGCCCGGAGTTCAAGGGCATGATCCAGGTCAAGGACATGGACAGCCAACACCTACCTAAGAAGGGACACAGGCTCGTCTTTGTCGGCGATGTTCACGGGTGCAGGGAGGAGTTAGAGCACCTGCTGAAGAAGGCAGAGTTCGACAAGAAGCACGACCATCTCGTCTTGACCGGCGACATGATCGCAAAGGGCCCCGACTCTCCAGGCGTCATCTCGCTGGTCGAGAAACTCGGCGCTTCCTGCGTGCGCGGCAACTGGGAAGACAAACTGCTGCTCAGCATCGCCGAGTCCGAAGCACGGCACCTCGACACACTCCCCGGCCCCGACGAAACCCCCGACCGCAAATCCGATTTCCTCGACGAAGCATCACACAGCCACGGCGACTACGCGCTACGCAAGCTGGCCAAGTCCTTCTCCAAGCACCAAATCGCATACCTCCAACAGTGTCCCGTCATCCTACGCGTCGGCACAGTTCCCAACCTTGGCGCCTTAGCTGCCGTCCATGCCGGCCTGGTGCCAGACATACCGCTCGAACAACAAGACCCATTCCATGTTATGAACATGCGCACCATCGACCTCAAGACCCGCATACCCAGCTCCAAGCACCAAGGCACGCCGTGGGAGAAGTTCTGGAATCAtcagcagaagaagaaagaggcGCATGAGCGTATAAGCATTGTATACGGGCACAACAGAAAGCGAGGCTTGAATTTGCAGGAGTTCACGTTTGGCCTCGATAGTGGGTGTGTCAGTGGCGGCAAGCTGACCGCGCTTGTGGTGGACTACATGGGCAAGACGGAGATTGTGCAAGTCAAGTGCCATCAGGAGAACGGTTGGGATGAAGAATAG
- a CDS encoding mRNA guanylyltransferase, producing MPSSVPVHAPPPQMPGLLVPNEDARGLKEDVAALLERDITRFPGAQPVSFGREHLAELQQREYFMCEKTDGLRVLLLLHWYDNGSGVQPLTFLIDRKNNYYNVEPAIRVPYWQDPNDREKFLFGTILDGELVHDQYPGEPSPRLIYYVFDALAVDNQNVTAKGMDKRLGRMREHVLKPYTKWLDQNPSLNVPHMQPFRIKEKVMHQSYHLQHIFNNILPTLKHGNDGLIFTCKDTRYQFGTDQHILKWKPPHENTIDFKLRLGEFPLIDPEDGEEGFVPDYDALPAPVQLLVQHNNNDYRPFAVLALTPAEWNVLKSLNQRLDGRIIECYRSAAGQWKYKAEADGTPRWRDDKKDANHISTVNSVLASIENPVTEMDLLGHEQKIKEAVYRIQGRPLPSQSGEDEREAKKRKFSEANGHH from the coding sequence ATGCCGTCGTCCGTGCCGGTTCacgcgccgccgccgcagaTGCCAGGGCTGCTTGTGCCCAACGAAGATGCGAGAGGGCTCAAGGAAGATGTCGCAGCGCTTCTCGAGCGCGACATTACGCGCTTCCCTGGTGCTCAGCCAGTGTCCTTTGGTCGCGAACACCTGGCTGAGCTTCAACAACGCGAATACTTCATGTGCGAAAAGACCGACGGACTCAGAGTGCTACTGCTCCTGCACTGGTACGACAACGGATCAGGTGTACAGCCACTTACTTTCCTCATCGACCGCAAGAACAATTATTACAACGTCGAGCCTGCGATACGAGTTCCCTACTGGCAGGACCCAAACGACCGGGAGAAGTTTCTTTTTGGTACGATACTTGACGGAGAGTTGGTACACGATCAGTATCCGGGAGAACCGTCGCCTCGCCTGATATACTATGTCTTTGATGCGTTAGCAGTAGACAATCAGAATGTCACAGCCAAAGGAATGGACAAGCGCCTAGGCCGAATGCGCGAACACGTCTTGAAGCCCTATACCAAATGGCTAGACCAGAATCCCTCTCTTAACGTCCCACACATGCAGCCATTCCGCATAAAGGAGAAGGTGATGCACCAGTCGTACCATCTCCAACATATCTTCAACAACATCCTCCCCACACTTAAGCACGGCAACGATGGCCTCATTTTCACCTGCAAAGACACACGTTATCAATTCGGCACAGATCAGCACATCCTCAAATGGAAGCCTCCGCACGAGAACACTATAGACTTCAAGCTACGTTTGGGCGAGTTCCCCCTCATCGACCCTGAAGACGGCGAAGAAGGTTTTGTCCCAGACTACGATGCCCTACCCGCCCCCGTCCAACTCCTCGTTCagcacaacaacaacgattACCGACCCTTCGCAGTATTAGCGCTCACCCCCGCCGAATGGAACGTTTTGAAGTCTCTCAACCAGCGCCTCGATGGCCGCATCATAGAATGCTACCGCTCGGCTGCCGGCCAATGGAAATACAAAGCCGAAGCAGACGGCACGCCCCGCTGGCGCGACGACAAGAAGGATGCCAATCATATCAGCACTGTGAACAGCGTGCTTGCCAGCATTGAAAATCCAGTGACAGAGATGGACTTGCTGGGCCACGAACAGAAGATCAAGGAAGCCGTGTATCGCATCCAGGGCAGGCCATTGCCATCGCAGAGCGGCGAGGATGAGAGAGaggcaaagaagaggaaaTTCAGCGAAGCAAACGGCCACCACTAG